The following is a genomic window from Butyricimonas faecihominis.
CGAGGAAGCTGTGGATATAAAGCAAATACTCAATTTCTACAATCAATTGCATATCACGCCTTTAGAAATAAGAAATTCGATTCGACATCTTTCATGGAATAACCAAATGAAAAAGGTACTTGATGAGATGCAGAAAAAAGACAAAATAAATCCAAACAATAACAATATTGCTAACTTTGCCACATAATATACAAATAAATTTATCCCTAATAAAGAGAAATGGCCGCACTAAGGTTTTTCTTTTACCTGTTAATGAAACCAGCAACCCTAGGAATGACATTCTTGGGCGTATGTGGAATTTTTGCACCATGTATCAATCCTGATAAATGGTGGATTCCTGCATTATCTGGTCTATTCATGCCGGGAATTATATTAGTCAATTTATATCTCCTAGTATTTTGGGGAATCCATAAAAAATGGTGGATTATATTACCATTTATCACAATCATCAGTAATCATCAATTCTTTTCAGGAATGTTTCAATCACCTTGGAAACAAGATATTCCCTATGCTCCAAAAGATGAAATCACCATCGCTAGCTATAATGTTGAAGGTTTCTACTGGATCGCACGAAATATAAAATATAATATAAAAAAATTAGTAGAAGACAATCACATTGATATTTTATGTATCCAAGAACATTGTGAAGAATCACATCTGGATAGCATCACCATTCAACAAAAATTCGGACTTCCCAATCGATGTGTGTTTTTTAACAGACAAACAGCATGGGCCAATTTTGGGATCAGCATATATAGTCATTATCCCATAATTCGATACGGTGAAATCAATTTTAATTCCGAAAAGAACAATAGTATGTGGGCAGACATCTTAATCGGAAAAGATACCATCCGTGTATTCAATAACCACTTACAAACAACAGATGTCAGCATGAATGGCAAAAAATATGAAGAATACAGAAGCGTTAAAGACTGGAAAGGTCAGGCCCGGACACTTGTGAACATCGTGGAACAACTAAAAGCCAACTTTGTCATTCGTGCCAGCCAAGCTGTACAAGTTCGAAACATCATTGACACGACCCGTTACCCTGTCATTGTATGCGGAGATTTCAACGACACGCCCGTGTCCTTTGCCTATAACCATATTGCAGGAAATAACTTAACAGACGGTTTTCGGGATCGAGGGAAAGGATATGGACATTCATTCAACGGGATTAAAGGATTGTTACGAATAGATTTTATCAGTTACGACAAATCTTTCACAGGATTAGTGTACGATTCACCCCATCTTCCATGGAGTGACCATAACCCGATTATAATGAAAGTAAAATTAAAAACAACATCAAGATAAGACTTCTATGGCAGCTCTCAGATATTTCTTTTCACTCTTAATGGTCCCGATTAGTTTCGTTACGGCTGGATTTAGCCTCATCGCATACATGGCCGGACAGACAGACCCCAATGAATCAATATTTATCACGTTCATCGGGTTAGCTATTCCTGTTGTTCTGATTATAAATTTACTAATTCTCGTTTACTGGATCATTAGAAAAAAATGGTGGGTAATCATACCTATCATCGCCATTTTATTAAATAGCGGTTATATCACGTCAATCTTTCAAATGACACTATCATCTTCCGAATTACCGGATGGAAAACTTCCCCTACGTATAGCCAGCTATAAC
Proteins encoded in this region:
- a CDS encoding endonuclease/exonuclease/phosphatase family protein gives rise to the protein MAALRFFFYLLMKPATLGMTFLGVCGIFAPCINPDKWWIPALSGLFMPGIILVNLYLLVFWGIHKKWWIILPFITIISNHQFFSGMFQSPWKQDIPYAPKDEITIASYNVEGFYWIARNIKYNIKKLVEDNHIDILCIQEHCEESHLDSITIQQKFGLPNRCVFFNRQTAWANFGISIYSHYPIIRYGEINFNSEKNNSMWADILIGKDTIRVFNNHLQTTDVSMNGKKYEEYRSVKDWKGQARTLVNIVEQLKANFVIRASQAVQVRNIIDTTRYPVIVCGDFNDTPVSFAYNHIAGNNLTDGFRDRGKGYGHSFNGIKGLLRIDFISYDKSFTGLVYDSPHLPWSDHNPIIMKVKLKTTSR